In Natronococcus occultus SP4, the following proteins share a genomic window:
- a CDS encoding DUF3054 domain-containing protein yields the protein MDTPARSPASGIGRDVLALGAVDIAILAVIIVVGQLSHGVEPLAEPLVALETVVPFAVGWLVMAPLAGLYAPGVATSLTRTVRVTTVAWVAAANVGMILRASALFDGGAAWPFPLVMTGFGLLVLVGWRGAYAAYADTRR from the coding sequence ATGGACACACCAGCCCGCTCGCCTGCGTCCGGGATCGGTCGGGACGTCCTCGCGCTCGGGGCGGTCGATATCGCCATACTCGCCGTGATCATCGTCGTTGGCCAGCTGAGCCACGGCGTCGAACCGCTCGCGGAGCCGCTGGTCGCCCTCGAGACGGTCGTCCCCTTCGCCGTCGGCTGGCTCGTGATGGCGCCGCTGGCGGGGCTTTACGCTCCCGGGGTCGCGACGTCGCTCACCCGTACCGTCCGCGTGACGACGGTGGCGTGGGTCGCGGCGGCAAACGTCGGGATGATCCTGCGGGCGTCAGCGCTGTTCGACGGCGGCGCAGCCTGGCCGTTCCCGCTCGTGATGACCGGGTTCGGACTCCTCGTGCTCGTCGGCTGGCGCGGCGCCTACGCGGCGTACGCAGACACGCGACGGTAG